In Candidatus Krumholzibacteriia bacterium, a genomic segment contains:
- a CDS encoding FlgD immunoglobulin-like domain containing protein, producing MKRILSLALGLALLTLAFSSAVMARPNVTGERMFPMLHEPDVASDASNVSAREDTMFLFAASGAGAYGAPGTTERGYNFDNGGAAVDCGFYGVDATAQADTYWHIASTGISAGSGTDMSAATPFGGGANAYAVWCGSENNCGWVYPTGYGNNWIQYVVMANAGSSTVDVEFYRASDYEGDVWDYMSVYVEVDGVLEEVYKDQTSGTVACQQETFSIAAADFGGTTLGDVIIRFLSDGAWSDQDGLFPTNVGAVWVDNLRLYADGVLAGEEDFESGTLPGWVTLDTPISAGDYAALYSNLFSEDICLLNITNAWAFFDLNTSNPMYPLPVVAYGPPYVENWIVSPLLEVDQYGDPITITPETTIWLDYWLYIDLPMDPLVFYSWDVAAMIDGVPCLQLWNNDNYVYYGDYKQWFPSSRDVTGNVAASAAGGNITGVAARLGVLDMCGYWCDSNGSGNDHPPGPFFDNVGMHLQVGSAIDWNYRSVDIFQDAFPEPSGIVRMDGANDILDDGSGTPVRGDSCRIEMNMDLIGGLGTSYNADAGEDRPNLYMYYRIVDGPHAGATGAVTADQDNADGAYSPFTGTAELTPGDGEPWNIMQCDSAVFMAGTPPQPNKYCFDFNDNYYEPGDVIHYFFHAQAANGTEESFPTWAMSSDPALRGFFDIRALPNTGSTILFTEDDEGTFYGYWRIAFAYNGYENFDRFRVRGSSSGLNNDLGYMASLDDIAQYDVIIWESGNLPAFTIEEADETLLSNWIDQATQPAYLWVLGDKVAGHLGQGNMFLAGVLGALLDSPDAYYNDYTGILVPMVFGVHPLLSYLGGDPTFWVYGGCPVPWDFNVITPTGSLTQVSHEWEEDGGSGVKAGVLNNDPDGNGSDVNSLGFTTKALFNPFSYYHVRDSGYGLSDGVDYHYKFVGDVLFNLFSHSPDSAPNDAPDAIAYTRLDGNFPNPFNPKTSIRFSLAADGDVTLAVYDITGRVVKTLVDGPMTAGADKEIIWDGMMDNGKRAASGVYFYKLTADGNTFTDKMVMLK from the coding sequence ATGAAGAGGATTCTCTCTTTGGCTCTGGGTCTCGCGCTTCTGACCCTGGCCTTCTCCTCCGCGGTGATGGCTCGTCCGAACGTGACTGGGGAACGGATGTTCCCGATGCTTCACGAACCGGATGTCGCCAGTGACGCGTCCAATGTCTCCGCTCGTGAGGACACTATGTTCCTCTTTGCGGCTTCGGGTGCCGGTGCCTATGGTGCGCCGGGTACTACGGAGAGAGGCTACAACTTCGACAACGGCGGTGCCGCGGTCGATTGTGGTTTCTACGGAGTGGATGCTACCGCGCAGGCAGATACTTACTGGCACATCGCTTCCACTGGCATTTCAGCCGGTTCCGGAACTGATATGAGTGCCGCTACTCCTTTCGGCGGTGGCGCAAATGCCTATGCCGTCTGGTGTGGTTCTGAAAATAACTGTGGCTGGGTCTATCCGACCGGCTACGGCAACAACTGGATCCAGTATGTGGTGATGGCCAATGCTGGAAGCTCCACCGTGGATGTTGAGTTCTACCGCGCCTCCGACTATGAAGGCGACGTCTGGGACTACATGAGCGTCTACGTTGAAGTGGATGGTGTCCTGGAAGAGGTCTACAAGGACCAGACTTCCGGCACGGTCGCCTGTCAACAGGAGACCTTCAGCATCGCCGCCGCCGACTTTGGTGGAACCACTTTGGGCGATGTCATCATTCGTTTCCTGTCTGATGGTGCCTGGAGTGACCAGGACGGCCTCTTCCCCACCAACGTTGGTGCGGTTTGGGTTGACAACTTGCGTCTTTATGCGGATGGCGTCCTGGCCGGCGAGGAAGACTTCGAAAGCGGAACTCTTCCTGGCTGGGTCACCCTGGATACTCCGATTTCCGCTGGTGACTACGCTGCCCTGTATTCTAACCTGTTCAGCGAGGACATCTGTCTCCTGAACATCACGAATGCCTGGGCCTTCTTCGATCTCAATACGTCCAACCCGATGTACCCTCTCCCGGTGGTCGCTTACGGTCCTCCCTATGTGGAGAACTGGATCGTCTCCCCGCTTCTCGAAGTGGATCAGTATGGAGATCCGATCACGATCACTCCGGAAACGACCATCTGGCTGGACTACTGGCTCTACATCGATCTTCCCATGGATCCCCTGGTTTTCTACTCCTGGGATGTTGCGGCGATGATCGATGGTGTTCCCTGTCTGCAGCTCTGGAACAATGACAACTATGTCTACTACGGAGACTACAAGCAGTGGTTCCCCTCGAGCCGGGACGTCACGGGTAATGTGGCGGCCTCTGCCGCCGGCGGAAACATCACTGGTGTTGCCGCCCGTCTGGGTGTTCTGGATATGTGCGGATACTGGTGCGACAGCAACGGTTCCGGAAACGATCACCCCCCGGGACCCTTCTTCGACAATGTCGGCATGCACCTCCAAGTCGGCTCTGCTATTGACTGGAACTACCGTTCCGTCGACATCTTCCAGGATGCCTTTCCGGAACCCAGTGGAATCGTCCGCATGGACGGCGCGAACGACATTCTCGACGATGGTTCGGGAACGCCGGTTCGCGGCGACTCCTGCCGTATCGAGATGAACATGGACCTCATTGGTGGCCTCGGCACCAGCTACAATGCGGATGCGGGCGAAGATCGTCCGAACCTGTACATGTACTACCGCATTGTTGATGGTCCTCACGCTGGTGCGACCGGAGCGGTCACTGCTGACCAGGACAATGCCGACGGGGCCTACTCGCCCTTCACCGGCACTGCCGAGCTGACACCCGGCGACGGCGAGCCCTGGAACATCATGCAGTGTGACTCCGCGGTCTTCATGGCGGGAACTCCGCCGCAGCCCAACAAGTACTGCTTCGACTTCAACGATAACTACTATGAGCCAGGAGATGTGATTCACTACTTCTTCCACGCTCAGGCAGCTAACGGAACGGAAGAGTCTTTCCCGACATGGGCGATGTCGAGTGATCCCGCACTTCGCGGCTTCTTCGACATTCGTGCCCTGCCAAATACGGGCTCGACGATTCTCTTCACGGAAGACGATGAGGGTACTTTCTACGGCTACTGGCGGATCGCCTTTGCCTACAACGGATACGAGAACTTTGATCGTTTCCGTGTTCGCGGTTCAAGCTCCGGCCTGAACAACGATCTGGGCTACATGGCCTCTCTGGATGATATCGCCCAGTACGATGTCATCATCTGGGAGAGCGGTAACCTCCCCGCCTTCACGATTGAAGAAGCGGATGAGACCCTCCTGTCCAACTGGATTGACCAGGCTACCCAGCCGGCCTATCTCTGGGTTCTGGGTGACAAGGTTGCAGGCCATCTCGGTCAGGGCAACATGTTCCTGGCTGGTGTCCTGGGTGCCCTGCTCGACAGCCCCGATGCATACTACAATGACTACACGGGCATTCTTGTCCCGATGGTCTTCGGCGTGCATCCGCTGCTGAGCTACCTCGGTGGCGACCCGACCTTCTGGGTCTACGGTGGCTGCCCGGTTCCCTGGGACTTCAACGTGATCACCCCGACGGGTTCTCTCACTCAGGTTAGTCACGAGTGGGAGGAAGACGGTGGTTCCGGTGTCAAGGCGGGCGTTCTCAACAACGACCCCGATGGCAACGGTTCGGACGTCAACTCCCTGGGCTTCACGACGAAGGCCCTGTTCAACCCCTTCAGTTACTACCATGTGCGCGACTCGGGCTACGGTCTGAGCGATGGAGTGGACTACCACTACAAGTTCGTGGGAGATGTCCTCTTCAACCTGTTCAGCCACTCGCCTGATTCTGCGCCGAATGATGCCCCCGATGCGATTGCTTACACTCGCCTCGATGGCAATTTCCCGAACCCCTTCAACCCGAAGACCTCCATTCGCTTCAGCCTCGCTGCTGACGGTGACGTGACCCTCGCGGTCTATGACATCACCGGCCGCGTTGTGAAGACTCTCGTCGACGGCCCGATGACGGCCGGCGCCGATAAGGAGATCATTTGGGACGGTATGATGGATAACGGGAAGCGCGCTGCCAGTGGTGTCTACTTCTACAAGTTGACCGCTGACGGCAATACCTTCACTGACAAGATGGTGATGCTGAAGTAA
- the glyS gene encoding glycine--tRNA ligase subunit beta, producing MDRSDFLLEISCEELPVSYCMPALGQLASDFRKWAKKARLDHGEIESFATPRRLAILVRDLELAQEDLEEELTGPPVAAAFRDGNPTPAAEGFARGQGVSLEDLLRVETPKGEYLALHRKVPGRAAGELLAESLPALIPALRFPKTMIWGEGEIRFARPIRAILALLGEELISFRLGSLESGRLSPGHFRLSPEPFAHESASHYKEKLAGAGIMADPEERESAILRMAKQAAEGMGGRLLEDRELLKTLSFLLESPFALAGKFSDDFLDLPRDVIVIAMKSHQRYFSVENAEGELLPGFVFLTNGEVKDPASVIQGNERVLQARLEDARFYWQEDLRLGMKGLQERLESVLWMEGFGSLADRSSRIGTLSKQIMKLLPGFPLDEEALDWAARYCKADLGSEMIRDGKEFTRLQGTMGMNYALREGASETAALAIREHYFPRFATDRLPEGGEGILLSLADRLDSICGFWAAGYAPTGSKDPYALRRQALALLRILVGRELPLCLSDLLDLALSGYENLDREAIHPELLGFFQGRLEGLLEEEGVPGDIFRAALLSGETRILDLRARALALSELRGDEAFEQLVIGARRVNNLLSREKIESTSPDAWLQLEAWSEGKDTGVREELLKEEAEKALYSSLQGTAGELLICSRDRDYAGAYRHLAALGPRIDAFFDGVMVLSEEEALRTNRLQFLSCLADIFRYYAGFSEVVLEGEREDSPS from the coding sequence ATGGATCGTAGTGACTTTTTGCTGGAGATCTCCTGCGAGGAACTTCCGGTTTCCTATTGCATGCCTGCTCTTGGCCAACTCGCATCGGATTTCAGGAAGTGGGCGAAAAAGGCACGCCTGGATCATGGAGAGATCGAGTCCTTTGCCACCCCGCGCCGTCTTGCGATTCTGGTGCGGGATCTGGAACTCGCGCAGGAGGATCTCGAAGAAGAGCTGACCGGCCCTCCTGTGGCGGCCGCCTTTCGTGATGGAAATCCGACTCCGGCGGCCGAAGGCTTTGCGCGCGGCCAGGGGGTGAGTCTGGAGGATCTCCTCCGGGTGGAGACTCCGAAGGGGGAGTACCTTGCCCTTCATCGCAAGGTTCCGGGTCGTGCTGCCGGTGAACTGCTGGCAGAATCCCTTCCCGCCCTGATTCCCGCCCTTCGCTTTCCCAAGACCATGATCTGGGGAGAAGGAGAGATTCGTTTTGCCCGTCCGATTCGTGCGATTCTGGCACTTCTGGGGGAAGAGCTGATTTCCTTCCGCCTGGGGAGTCTGGAGTCCGGGAGACTGTCTCCGGGTCATTTCCGGCTTTCCCCGGAACCGTTCGCTCACGAGAGTGCCTCCCATTATAAGGAGAAACTGGCTGGGGCCGGGATCATGGCCGATCCCGAAGAACGGGAAAGCGCTATTCTGAGGATGGCGAAACAGGCGGCCGAGGGCATGGGTGGCCGTCTGCTGGAGGACAGGGAACTCCTGAAGACCCTCAGCTTTCTTCTGGAATCCCCCTTTGCCCTTGCCGGCAAGTTCAGTGATGACTTTCTGGACCTCCCCCGCGATGTGATCGTGATCGCCATGAAGAGCCATCAACGCTACTTCTCTGTGGAGAACGCAGAGGGCGAACTCCTTCCAGGCTTTGTTTTCCTGACCAACGGTGAGGTAAAGGACCCTGCTTCGGTGATCCAGGGAAACGAGCGCGTTTTGCAGGCCCGCCTGGAGGACGCCCGTTTTTACTGGCAGGAGGATCTCCGACTGGGGATGAAGGGTCTTCAGGAACGACTGGAGTCTGTCCTCTGGATGGAGGGCTTCGGATCTCTGGCCGATCGCTCAAGCCGTATCGGCACTCTGTCAAAACAGATCATGAAACTGCTTCCGGGTTTCCCTCTGGATGAAGAGGCCCTCGACTGGGCGGCTCGCTACTGCAAGGCGGATCTTGGCAGTGAAATGATCAGGGACGGCAAGGAGTTTACCCGCCTGCAGGGGACGATGGGCATGAACTACGCCCTTCGGGAGGGAGCCTCCGAGACGGCCGCCTTGGCAATTCGCGAGCACTATTTCCCCCGTTTTGCAACCGACCGTCTGCCCGAAGGGGGGGAGGGCATTCTTCTTTCCCTTGCCGACAGGCTGGATTCGATCTGCGGTTTCTGGGCCGCGGGCTATGCTCCGACCGGCTCCAAGGATCCCTATGCCCTGCGTAGGCAGGCTCTGGCCCTGCTTCGGATCCTGGTGGGCAGGGAACTTCCTCTTTGTCTCTCGGATCTTCTCGACCTTGCCCTTTCAGGCTACGAGAATCTGGATCGGGAAGCAATCCACCCGGAGCTTCTCGGCTTCTTCCAGGGAAGGCTTGAAGGGCTTCTGGAAGAAGAGGGCGTGCCGGGCGACATCTTCCGGGCGGCTCTTCTCAGCGGCGAGACCCGAATTCTGGATCTTCGCGCAAGAGCCCTGGCTCTCAGTGAACTGCGGGGCGATGAAGCCTTTGAGCAACTGGTCATCGGGGCCCGAAGGGTGAACAACCTTCTCAGTCGCGAGAAGATCGAAAGCACCTCCCCAGATGCCTGGCTCCAACTGGAAGCCTGGAGTGAGGGGAAGGATACAGGAGTCCGGGAAGAGCTGCTGAAGGAAGAGGCAGAGAAAGCCCTGTATTCTTCGCTTCAAGGCACGGCCGGCGAACTGCTGATTTGCAGCCGGGATAGAGACTATGCCGGTGCCTATCGCCATCTGGCGGCTCTGGGACCCCGGATTGATGCCTTTTTTGACGGCGTAATGGTCTTGTCCGAAGAGGAGGCCCTGAGGACCAACCGCCTGCAGTTCCTGTCCTGTCTGGCGGATATCTTCCGGTATTATGCGGGATTTTCCGAGGTGGTTCTGGAGGGAGAGAGAGAGGATTCTCCCTCCTGA
- the glyQ gene encoding glycine--tRNA ligase subunit alpha — MTYQEIILRLSSFWAERGCVLLQPYNSEVGAGTFNPATFLRVLGPEPWRAAYVEPSRRPKDGRYGENPNRVQQFLQYQVVLKPEPENVQELYLESLRHIGVDLDRHEFRFVEDDWESPTLGAAGLGWEVWLDGMEITQFTYFQQVGGYELKPITVELTYGLLRIAMYLQGVDHVMDLDWGGGLSWGDVNRSYEVDFSRFNFEEADTALHFDLFGRFEKEAERLLEKGLVAPGYDYVIKCSHLFNVLEARGAISVSERTGYITRVRNLARRSAQAFFAQREELGFPLCAKETSDGS; from the coding sequence ATGACCTATCAGGAAATCATACTTCGCCTTTCCTCCTTCTGGGCTGAGCGGGGCTGCGTCTTGTTACAGCCCTACAATTCGGAGGTGGGGGCGGGAACCTTCAATCCCGCAACCTTCCTGAGGGTTTTGGGCCCGGAGCCTTGGCGAGCGGCCTATGTGGAGCCGAGCCGCCGCCCCAAGGATGGTCGCTACGGAGAGAACCCGAACCGGGTTCAACAGTTTCTTCAGTATCAGGTCGTTCTCAAGCCCGAGCCGGAGAATGTGCAGGAGCTCTATCTCGAAAGCCTCCGGCATATTGGAGTCGATCTGGATCGCCACGAATTCCGCTTCGTGGAAGATGACTGGGAAAGTCCGACCCTGGGCGCCGCAGGTCTGGGCTGGGAAGTCTGGCTCGACGGGATGGAGATCACCCAGTTCACCTACTTCCAGCAGGTGGGCGGTTATGAGCTGAAGCCGATCACCGTGGAATTGACCTACGGCCTCCTCCGCATTGCGATGTACCTTCAGGGCGTGGATCATGTAATGGATCTTGACTGGGGGGGCGGCCTCAGTTGGGGAGATGTGAACCGGAGTTACGAGGTGGATTTCTCCCGTTTCAATTTCGAGGAAGCGGACACGGCTCTGCACTTCGATCTCTTTGGCCGTTTTGAGAAAGAGGCCGAAAGGCTTCTGGAAAAGGGTCTCGTCGCTCCCGGCTATGACTATGTGATCAAGTGCTCCCATCTCTTCAATGTGCTGGAGGCCCGGGGCGCGATCAGTGTTTCGGAGCGAACCGGTTACATCACCCGGGTCAGGAATCTGGCCCGTCGCTCGGCTCAGGCCTTCTTTGCCCAGCGCGAGGAATTGGGCTTCCCTCTCTGTGCCAAGGAGACTTCCGATGGATCGTAG
- the recO gene encoding DNA repair protein RecO, with protein MNLIPADTRVLRTWPMGESSMIVAMLSREQGVLRAVVKGARDPKKRIRALLDPGTALTVQLYLKKSGLHLVKELSARGRLPLVSRDLSSLALRMAALELVLITSREEGALEGLYELLEDYLGVYETEGPPPWLAFFSFEAHLLLLHGLLPSLELCGVCGEEIGEGSLRFMTASASFVCRSCHGDGIDLAPAEGDCLVSLLREGPGAQLGREVEPSLRKKLGRLLHHALGMHLPSYRLPRSLDLIRSQAPGKKEDA; from the coding sequence ATGAACCTGATTCCTGCCGATACGAGAGTTCTGCGCACCTGGCCCATGGGGGAAAGCAGCATGATTGTCGCCATGCTGAGCCGGGAGCAGGGAGTTCTGCGAGCCGTGGTCAAGGGTGCCCGGGATCCGAAGAAGAGGATTCGTGCCCTGCTTGATCCCGGCACGGCCCTGACGGTGCAGTTGTACCTGAAAAAGAGCGGCCTCCATCTGGTCAAGGAACTCTCGGCCCGGGGAAGGCTGCCGCTGGTTTCCCGGGATCTCTCTTCCCTGGCCCTGAGGATGGCAGCCCTGGAACTGGTTCTGATTACCAGCAGGGAAGAGGGGGCTCTCGAGGGGCTTTACGAACTTCTGGAAGATTATCTCGGGGTTTATGAAACCGAGGGGCCTCCGCCCTGGCTTGCCTTTTTCTCCTTTGAGGCGCATCTGCTGCTGCTTCACGGTCTCCTTCCCTCTCTGGAGCTATGCGGAGTCTGCGGAGAGGAGATCGGCGAGGGCTCTCTCCGCTTTATGACTGCTTCGGCTTCCTTTGTTTGCAGAAGCTGCCACGGAGACGGGATAGACCTTGCGCCTGCCGAGGGGGACTGCTTAGTATCTCTTCTCCGGGAGGGCCCCGGGGCGCAATTGGGCAGGGAAGTGGAGCCGTCCCTTCGCAAGAAACTGGGGCGCCTTCTTCATCATGCATTGGGAATGCATCTGCCCTCTTATCGCCTGCCCCGCTCTCTGGATCTGATCCGCTCACAGGCCCCGGGAAAGAAAGAGGACGCATGA
- the mgtE gene encoding magnesium transporter, which yields MQAPQGEIDLRLRALLSSADHDSLRPYLKELLPAEIGESLESLDNEQRKILLSLLEADRAAEVFGGLEERVQEEMTDLLSEKEIAELLEEMESDEAADVVRLLEPGERARVLDLLGEETEGELRELLRHEEDTAGDLMMVELAALPETAILAEAIEHLRENQDEIRQLFNVYLVDASQRLVGSLALRDMVLARPGMPLKALMEPIHVTATPGMDQEEVARLFRKYDLVSLPVVNEENVLVGRITVDDIMEVMEEEATEDLSRFAGVSEPGFHAGTLFRLSLARLPWLLLGLLGGLLSARILQSFEGSLSRVLELAFFVPVIMALAGNIGIQSSTIIVRGMATGEFERQHTLRLLIRETGVSLLNGLVIGLVSWLSVSLWLGRPVLGALVSLTMVLVVLWATLTGTLIPLILRRLGVDPAYATGPFVTTTNDIVALTFYLLISWRFLHLL from the coding sequence ATGCAGGCTCCCCAGGGAGAAATTGATCTTCGTCTTCGCGCCCTGCTGTCTTCCGCAGATCATGATAGCCTTCGCCCTTACCTGAAGGAGCTTCTCCCTGCTGAAATCGGGGAAAGCCTGGAGAGTCTCGACAATGAGCAGAGGAAGATACTGCTGTCGCTTCTCGAAGCGGATCGGGCAGCGGAAGTTTTTGGCGGCCTTGAGGAGCGTGTGCAGGAGGAGATGACGGATCTCCTGTCGGAAAAGGAGATTGCCGAACTGCTCGAGGAGATGGAGTCGGACGAGGCAGCCGATGTAGTAAGGCTGCTGGAGCCGGGGGAAAGAGCGCGGGTTCTCGACCTTCTCGGGGAGGAAACGGAAGGGGAGCTTCGCGAATTGCTACGCCATGAGGAAGACACGGCCGGCGACCTGATGATGGTGGAACTGGCGGCTCTTCCGGAAACGGCGATCCTTGCTGAAGCCATTGAGCATCTCCGCGAGAATCAGGACGAGATCCGCCAGCTTTTCAATGTCTATCTGGTGGATGCTTCCCAGAGGCTGGTCGGCAGTCTTGCCCTTCGGGACATGGTTCTTGCCCGTCCCGGCATGCCGCTAAAGGCTCTCATGGAGCCGATTCATGTCACGGCGACTCCCGGTATGGATCAGGAGGAGGTCGCCCGGCTCTTCCGGAAGTACGATCTCGTATCGCTCCCTGTGGTAAATGAAGAGAATGTTCTGGTCGGGCGCATCACGGTGGACGACATCATGGAAGTCATGGAAGAGGAGGCCACGGAAGATCTCTCCCGATTTGCGGGAGTCAGCGAGCCGGGCTTTCATGCGGGAACCCTGTTCCGCCTCAGCCTTGCCCGCCTGCCCTGGCTCCTCCTCGGGCTTCTCGGAGGTCTTCTTTCGGCCCGAATCCTCCAGAGTTTTGAGGGATCCCTGAGCCGTGTGCTGGAACTTGCCTTTTTCGTTCCCGTGATCATGGCTCTGGCCGGAAACATCGGGATCCAGTCCTCCACGATCATTGTAAGAGGAATGGCAACCGGGGAGTTTGAGAGGCAACACACTCTTCGACTTCTCATTAGGGAAACCGGGGTCTCTCTTCTCAATGGTCTGGTCATCGGTCTGGTTAGCTGGTTGAGTGTCAGTCTGTGGCTGGGCCGCCCTGTTCTCGGTGCCCTTGTCTCGCTGACCATGGTTCTTGTGGTTCTCTGGGCCACCCTGACCGGAACCCTGATCCCCCTGATTCTTCGTCGCCTTGGAGTGGACCCCGCCTATGCCACCGGTCCCTTTGTGACCACGACCAATGACATTGTCGCCCTGACTTTCTACCTGCTGATTTCCTGGCGCTTCCTTCATCTCTTATGA
- a CDS encoding DUF502 domain-containing protein: MRSLKRSFFAGLIVLAPTVVTVWFLWKSFVVVDGFLDPVIRQLLGFQIPGLGFLTVIALLTITGFFAGSFLGRQLTGLWKGLVSRLPFAGKLFDAVDRLLAVFQQKNSFRGVVCFEYPRQGIWSLGFVTSPALERIHGQYWEEDGEDRHGNSHKAGDPVKMHHVFLPTSPNPTSGVFLMVPIHEVVYPKLSVEEALNMIVSGGAILPQSLPQSPAGKD; this comes from the coding sequence ATGAGAAGCCTGAAACGATCCTTTTTTGCGGGGCTGATCGTCCTCGCGCCTACTGTGGTCACCGTCTGGTTCCTCTGGAAATCCTTTGTCGTTGTCGATGGATTTCTGGATCCCGTCATTCGACAGTTACTCGGTTTCCAGATTCCCGGCCTCGGTTTCCTGACGGTGATCGCCCTTCTGACCATCACCGGTTTCTTTGCTGGAAGTTTCCTCGGTCGACAACTGACAGGCCTGTGGAAAGGTCTGGTCAGTCGCCTGCCCTTTGCCGGCAAACTCTTCGATGCGGTCGACCGGCTTCTTGCGGTCTTCCAGCAGAAAAACTCATTCCGCGGGGTGGTCTGTTTCGAATACCCGCGACAGGGCATCTGGTCCCTGGGCTTTGTGACCAGTCCGGCTCTTGAGCGGATTCACGGGCAGTACTGGGAAGAAGACGGCGAGGACCGCCACGGCAATTCTCACAAGGCGGGAGATCCCGTGAAGATGCACCATGTTTTTCTCCCCACGAGCCCGAACCCGACCTCCGGTGTTTTCCTCATGGTCCCCATCCATGAAGTGGTCTATCCGAAACTCTCGGTGGAGGAAGCCCTGAACATGATCGTCTCCGGGGGAGCCATCCTGCCCCAGAGTCTCCCGCAATCCCCCGCAGGGAAAGACTGA
- a CDS encoding hemolysin family protein, whose product MNEQAWFLVSLLALIFSSSLSEAFTALLKLNPEVFEDRKKTRAERFAAQWPREWAVTLALMPYLSLTALLVSGAGALRNLFSVLAGNLLPWIILSLLALSLVTFFRSLAERHSFFVIRFFGWIYLLFFFLLYPLSSLLSLLMSSFGLAGGLDLAGPVVSTREIQDFVETGEGSDYLEEDEREMISSVIDFHDTQVHEVMIPRIDIKALDLETSHEELRNFVSSCGHSRIPVYRESIDNVVGILYSKDLLALQGQEESLEGMLREAYFVPESKPIGDLLRRFQEKRQHMAVVVDEYGGTEGIVTLEDLLEEIVGEIRDEHDPEESLFELLDEGRARVDAKIDLDELGEILSHDFEESESYESLGGLLLFHAGRLLKPGDEVRVEPFAFRVESVQRQRIAKVILIREGLSEGLKKNPGKEREEDQ is encoded by the coding sequence ATGAATGAACAGGCCTGGTTCCTGGTCTCTCTTCTCGCATTGATATTCAGCTCGTCCCTGTCGGAGGCCTTCACGGCGCTTCTCAAGCTGAATCCCGAGGTCTTTGAGGATCGAAAGAAGACACGGGCCGAGCGCTTTGCCGCTCAATGGCCCCGGGAGTGGGCGGTAACTCTGGCCCTCATGCCCTACCTCTCCCTGACAGCACTGCTCGTCTCCGGTGCGGGGGCACTGAGGAACCTGTTTTCTGTCCTTGCCGGCAATCTGCTTCCCTGGATCATTCTCTCTCTTCTTGCCCTGAGCCTGGTGACCTTCTTTCGCAGCCTTGCCGAGAGGCACTCCTTTTTCGTGATTCGCTTCTTTGGCTGGATCTATCTCCTCTTTTTCTTCCTGCTCTATCCGCTCAGTTCCCTGCTCAGTCTGCTGATGAGCAGTTTCGGGCTTGCCGGCGGGCTGGATCTTGCAGGTCCCGTGGTTTCCACCCGGGAGATTCAGGACTTTGTGGAGACCGGTGAAGGGAGCGACTATCTGGAGGAAGACGAGAGGGAAATGATTTCCTCGGTGATCGACTTCCATGACACTCAGGTGCATGAGGTCATGATTCCCAGAATTGACATCAAGGCTCTCGATCTGGAAACCTCTCATGAAGAGCTTCGCAACTTTGTCTCCTCCTGCGGACACAGCCGCATCCCGGTCTATCGGGAGTCCATCGACAATGTGGTCGGGATCCTTTATTCGAAGGACCTCCTCGCCCTGCAGGGGCAAGAGGAGTCTCTTGAAGGGATGCTCCGGGAAGCCTATTTCGTTCCGGAAAGCAAGCCGATCGGAGACCTGCTTCGACGCTTTCAGGAAAAGCGGCAGCACATGGCCGTGGTGGTCGACGAGTATGGAGGAACCGAGGGGATCGTGACCCTGGAAGACCTCCTGGAAGAAATCGTGGGCGAGATTCGCGATGAACATGACCCGGAGGAGAGCCTCTTCGAACTCCTCGATGAGGGCCGGGCAAGGGTTGATGCGAAGATTGATCTGGATGAACTGGGCGAAATCCTGTCGCACGATTTTGAGGAAAGCGAAAGCTATGAATCACTGGGGGGACTTCTGCTCTTTCATGCCGGTCGCCTTCTGAAACCGGGAGACGAGGTTCGCGTCGAACCCTTCGCCTTTCGGGTGGAGAGCGTGCAGCGGCAGCGCATTGCCAAGGTGATCCTGATTCGTGAAGGATTGTCGGAGGGACTGAAGAAGAATCCCGGGAAAGAAAGAGAGGAAGACCAATGA
- the ybeY gene encoding rRNA maturation RNase YbeY, giving the protein MKLRFHWNQDFSETESGEGIDLDCFSSMAGEIGLPEEIIEISFVSDQEIRKLNREWRKKDSPTDVLSFRYGSSLEEGTGDFAGELILSVETARKQALKEGHSTLEEIAVLLVHGLHHIAGHDHEIPEESNRMAEAEEPFRHRLSRYFRSRKETRS; this is encoded by the coding sequence ATGAAACTCCGTTTTCACTGGAACCAGGATTTTTCGGAAACTGAAAGCGGAGAGGGGATAGACCTGGACTGTTTCTCCTCCATGGCTGGTGAAATCGGGCTCCCGGAAGAGATCATTGAGATCAGCTTTGTCTCGGACCAGGAGATTCGGAAGTTGAACCGGGAGTGGCGGAAAAAGGATTCGCCGACCGATGTTCTCAGCTTCCGCTACGGTTCTTCGCTGGAGGAGGGCACAGGAGATTTTGCAGGCGAGTTGATTCTCTCCGTGGAGACCGCAAGGAAGCAGGCCTTGAAGGAAGGCCATTCAACGCTGGAGGAAATCGCAGTACTTCTGGTTCATGGGCTTCACCATATTGCAGGGCACGATCATGAGATTCCTGAGGAATCGAATCGGATGGCGGAGGCCGAGGAACCTTTTCGCCATCGTCTGTCCCGGTATTTCCGGTCACGAAAGGAAACACGTTCATGA